Proteins found in one Venturia canescens isolate UGA chromosome 6, ASM1945775v1, whole genome shotgun sequence genomic segment:
- the LOC122411881 gene encoding apical junction molecule-like, protein MGNSHSQREKKEMERMEMERMEMERMEMERMQMERVERELTLDQIERERLEEEWIERKRLEEERIERERLAVERRERKRLELERMERERMEVERVEREKLELKRIESERLEMARLIEKRMAMEKEKERRKIEEQEREEKKRLEKKEEETEKIRAMEAHIRNLRMQLQLQQ, encoded by the coding sequence ATGGGAAATTCGCATTcgcagagagagaaaaaggagatgGAGAGAATGGAGATGGAGAGAATGGAGATGGAGAGAATGGAGATGGAAAGAATGCAGATGGAGAGAGTAGAGAGGGAGCTGACGTTGGATCAAATAGAGCGGGAGAGATTGGAAGAGGAATGGATAGAGAGGAAGAGATTGGAAGAGGAACGGATAGAAAGGGAGAGATTAGCGGTGGAACGAAGGGAGAGGAAGAGATTGGAATTGGAGCGgatggagagagaaagaatggAGGTGGAACGAGTAGAGAGGGAGAAATTGGAGCTGAAACGGATAGAGAGCGAGAGATTGGAGATGGCAAGGTTGATAGAGAAACGAATGGCGatggagaaggaaaaagaacgAAGGAAGATTGAGGAgcaggagagagaagagaaaaagcgtttggagaagaaagaagaagagacTGAAAAAATCCGGGCGATGGAGGCCCACATTCGAAATTTACGGATGCAGCTACAGCTGCAACAGTAA